In Diorhabda carinulata isolate Delta chromosome 6, icDioCari1.1, whole genome shotgun sequence, a single genomic region encodes these proteins:
- the LOC130895799 gene encoding LOW QUALITY PROTEIN: polygalacturonase-like (The sequence of the model RefSeq protein was modified relative to this genomic sequence to represent the inferred CDS: substituted 1 base at 1 genomic stop codon), with amino-acid sequence MSTYSLLLVLSILALTSAEDTSCTITDYSDVEHIVKNCTTITVSNLHVPAGQKLILHLQTGTRLTFEGTITFEYHEWAGPLVEIAGTNIQVIGASGHVFDGEGAKYWDGKGDKGKKKPKFFRIKRASGKFENINLLNCPHQCVXILHSESLTLSNWNVDVSDGDANQLGHNTDGFDISDTDQLTIENSFVKNQDDCVAVNSGKNLHFDKLYCSGGHGLSLSIGVSTTDSSKNYAENVTFSNCNVVNSRNAIHVKTHTNAATGYIKNLTYKNIQISGITHYGINVQQNYKGGSSSGNPANNIPITNMEVSNVSGSMISSDAMPVYILCGTTGCYNFQWSGIDITGGQKESQCNYYPSGFSC; translated from the coding sequence ATGTCAACTTATTCTCTATTACTAGTTTTATCAATACTAGCTTTAACTAGTGCTGAAGATACTAGTTGTACTATAACAGATTATTCAGATGTGGAACATATTGTGAAAAACTGTACCACTATAACTGTGAGCAATCTTCACGTACCGGCTGGACAAAAATTGATACTACATTTACAAACCGGAACCAGACTAACTTTCGAAGGTACCATCACGTTCGAATACCATGAATGGGCCGGACCTTtggtagaaatagctggaacaAACATACAAGTGATTGGTGCGTCTGGGCATGTTTTCGACGGTGAAGGTGCTAAATATTGGGATGGTAAAGGAGATAAAGGAAAAAAGAAACCTAAATTCTTCAGAATCAAACGCGCTAGTGGTAAATTTGAGAATATTAATCTACTTAACTGTCCTCATCAATGTGTTTAGATTTTACATAGTGAATCTTTGACTTTATCTAATTGGAACGTTGATGTATCTGACGGAGACGCGAATCAACTCGGTCATAACACTGATGGATTCGATATTTCGGACACTGATCAACTAACCATAGAAAATAGCTTCGTTAAGAACCAAGACGACTGCGTCGCTGTAAACTCTGGTAAGAATTTACATTTCGACAAATTGTATTGTTCCGGAGGTCACGGACTCAGTCTTTCCATCGGTGTTAGTACAACTGATTCTTCTAAGAATTACGCGGAAAATGTAACGTTTTCTAACTGTAACGTGGTTAATTCTCGTAACGCTATTCACGTCAAAACACACACGAATGCTGCTACAggatatatcaaaaatttgactTACAAAAACATCCAAATATCAGGTATTACTCATTACGGAATTAACGTACAGCAAAATTACAAAGGCGGTTCTTCCTCTGGAAATCCGGCTAATAATATACCGATTACTAATATGGAAGTTTCTAATGTTTCTGGATCAATGATATCATCGGATGCTATGCCCGTTTATATACTATGCGGAACCACGGGGTGTTATAATTTCCAATGGTCTGGAATAGATATTACTGGTGGACAGAAAGAAAGTCAATGCAACTATTATCCTTCTGGGTTTTCTTGTTGA